Below is a genomic region from Echinicola rosea.
CCCGGACTGGAAGAATTTCACAAGATTCAGTCAAAGGTTCAGAAAGTATTAAACCGACTTGCAGATAGGCAAGAAGCAAACCGTAATGATGATGAAGAAAAGAAGTAGCATAATCGCCATTTTTTTGGTGCTGGTTGTTGGTGGAGGAGTATTGGTTTCCTTTAAGGGGAAAAATGACAAACTTTTTTTGATTGCCAAGAACCTTGACATCTTCGCGTCCCTGATTAGGGAACTGGATTCTTACTATGTGGATGAAATCAAGCCGGAAGAGTTGGTGACCGTTGGGATCAATGCGATGCTTGAAGAATTGGATCCATACACGACCTATATACCTGAGGAGGAATCCGAGGATTTTAGAACCATGACCACTGGAGAGTACGGCGGAGTGGGTGCTATGATCGGTAATAGGCTCGGGAAAAACATGATTTTAATGCCTTACAAAGATTTTCCAGCTGAAGCTTCAGGGCTTAGGATAGGTGATGAGCTCCTTAAGGTGGACTCGGTGAATGTCGTGGACTTGTTGACCTCTGATATTTCCGAGATGCTAAAGGGGCCGGCCAATACTCCTGTGGAAGTGGTCGTGAAGAGAGGGAAAGACACCCTGTCCTTTGATATTACCCGTAAGAAAATCGTCATCGATAACGTCCCTTATTATGGAATGGTAAATGATAACATTGGTTATATCAAACTGACCGATTTTACTACCAATGCAGGGGATGATGTGAGGAAGGCACTGGTGGATCTAAAGGGGCAAGGGGCTGATCGGTTGATTTTGGATCTTAGGGATAATCCTGGTGGTATTCTGAAGGAAGCCGTGGATATTGTAAGCCTGTTTATTCCTAAAGGCAAAGAGGTGGTGAGTACTATCGGAAAGCTCGATAATGTCAATGCAGAATATAAAACCAACCGTTCGCCGGTAGATAAGAAAATCCCGTTGGCAATTTTGGTCAATGAGCGTTCCGCGTCTGCGTCGGAGATTGTTTCCGGAGCGTTGCAGGACTATGACCGGGCGGTGTTGGTAGGCAGGAAGACATTCGGAAAGGGGCTGGTACAAAGCACCATCCCGCTATCCTATAATGCACAGGTAAAGGTGACTACTGCAAAGTATTACATTCCCAGTGGTCGGTGCATACAAGAAATAGATTACAGCAAGCGAGGAGAAGATGGTAGGGCGGTGTCCGTGGCCGATTCACTGCGGCACGAATTCAAGACGAAGAATGGCCGTACCGTTTGGGATGGCGAAGGGATCATGCCTGACGAGGAAGTGGATGCCAGGACATATGCACCCATTACCTATAGCTTGGTGGCCAGAAGTCTTGTTTTTGAGTTTGTTAATGAGTTTTATTACGAGCATGATAGTATTGCTTCCCCGCGTGCTTTTGAAGTGGATGATGCCGTTTATAAGGAATTCGTCAGTTGGTTAGAGGGTAAGGAGTATGATTATGTGACTCGGGTAGAGAAAACCATCGAAGATCTGGAGAAATATGCCAAAGAGGAGAAGTATTTTGAAGAAATACAGAGCGAGATTGACTCTTTGAAGAAAAGCGTAAGCCATAATAAGGAGCAAGATTTGGTGACTTTTGAAGGAGAGATAAAAGAAGCGCTAAAAGACGAAATAGTGTCCAGGTATTATTATGAAGGAGGCGTGGTAGAGGCTGGGCTTGACCAAGATATGGAGATCGCCAAGGCGGTAGATATCCTGTCCGATGAGGAAGAGTACCTGCAGATGCTTCAGCCTGCAATGGCGAAAAAGTAATTATAAGCTCCTCTCATGATCATTTATGGTTTTGGGTGGAGTTTTTGAGTTTTAACCTTTGCCATAGGGCTTAGTTGGGAGTGAGGAATTTTTACTTTCACAAATGATGCTGCAATGAATTTGATTTTATCAATAGAGACCGCTGTTTCGGTATGTTCGGTGGCGCTGCATGGGGAAAAAGGTTTGATTGGCTTATTGGAGCTCCATCAGGAAAATGTACATGCACAAAAGTTAATGCCAGCGATCAAAAGTCTCTTGGACCAAGCTGGTTTGGAAAGTGGAGATTTGGCTGCAGTGGCCGTTTCCGAGGGGCCAGGATCATATACGGGGCTGAGGATTGGTGTTTCTACAGCAAAGGGAATTGCCTATGCCCATCAGCTGCCGCTAATTGCTGTCGGAACCTTGGACGCCTTGGCGTCTCAGGTGCTGCCTATGGTAGATCATGGAGCATTTGTAATTCCTATGATTGATGCTAGGAGGATGGAGGTGTATAGTAAGGTTTTTGACCATGAAATGGAAGAGAAAGGTGGGCTTAAGCCTGTCATAATCGAGGAAGGTTCCTATGGTGAGTATCTAGAAAAAGGTAAAGTGTATTTTTGTGGTGACGGCTCGACAAAAGTGCGTGGGCTAATTGATCATCCTAATGCCCGTTTTCTTAGTTTGTCAAATTCTGCAGCAAGCGTAGGCAATTTGGCCATGAAGAAGTATGCCCAGAAAGATTTTGTAGATATTGCCTACTTCGAGCCGAACTACTTGAAGGAATTTAGGGTTCTAAAATCAAAGAAAAATCCATTAGCATTATGAGTGAAATAATAAACAGAGTAGCAAACAGTCCTATCGTAACCATAGACTTGGAAGAGTATTATGGCCGTGGAATTGATCGTGTATTATTTGATTTGAAGGAGTTTTTATTTCAAGAGCTGGTACTAAAGGAAAAGGATTTCAGAAAGTCGTTAAAAGAACTTGATTGGGAGCAGTACCGGGGAAAGTATGTGGCAGTGGATTGTACCGCAGATGCCATTGTTCCCACATGGGCTTTTATGTTAGCGATGACTTATCTTGAAGGAGTGGCTAAGGATGTAGCGGTAGGCTCAGTAGAAGACCTGGACCGATATATATTTCAAAAGGCACTTATGGCAATTGATCCGGTCGAGTATGAAGGCAGGCCAGTGGTAGTAAAAGGATGTAGTAAATATCCCGTGCCGATATTTGCCTATGGGGAAGTAGTGCGCCTACTAAAAGGAAAAGCAAAGTCAATTATGTACGGAGAGCCCTGTAGTACCGTGCCTGTTTATAAGCGGCCAAAATAATTGCTGAAATATTTGGCTCAATAATAGAGAGTTATAAAAAACTGACGTAAAAAATCAGAGGCTAGTTTGGTAATTTTAAGAAAGAGCTCTATGTTTGCATTCCCATTCGGGAACAACACGACGAAAGGTTGTGAAAATAGCTTGAAATGTGAATAATGAAGGAAAAGAATCAAGAAAAATATTTTTTTTGATTTGGTTTTTGAAAAACTTCTTCTGATATTTGCACTCGCTTTCAGGGAAAAGCCTGAAACAATTCTCTAAAACACAGGGAAAAAGTTCATTGAAGTGATGTAAGACGAAACAATAGGTAATCCGGTAAGGAACAAGGGGATCCCCTGCGAGTGCAGGGGAATCCGTCAACAAATACTTTACAATGGAGAGTTTGATCCTGGCTCAGGATGAACGCTAGCGGCAGGCCTAATACATGCAAGTCGAACGGTATATTGCTTTCGGGCAATAGAGAGTGGCGCACGGGTGCGTAACGCGTATGCAACCTGCCTTCCACAGGGGGATAGCCCGGGGAAACCCGGATTAATACCCCATGGCATATATTGGCCGCATGGCCAATATATTAAAGATTCATCGGTGGAAGATGGGCATGCGTAGGATTAGCTGGTTGGTGCGGTAACGGCGCACCAAGGCGACGATCCTTAGGGGTTCTGAGAGGAAGGTCCCCCACACTGGCACTGAGATACGGGCCAGACTCCTACGGGAGGCAGCAGTAGGGAATATTGGTCAATGGGCGGGAGCCTGAACCAGCCATGCCGCGTGCAGGAAGACGGCCTTACGGGTTGTAAACTGCTTTTGTACGGGAAGAAAAGGCCCATGCGTGGGACATTGCCGGTACCGTACGAATAAGCACCGGCTAACTCCGTGCCAGCAGCCGCGGTAATACGGAGGGTGCAAGCGTTGTCCGGATTTATTGGGTTTAAAGGGTGCGTAGGCGGCCCGTTAAGTCAGCGGTGAAAGTTCCGGGCTCAACCCGGGAACTGCCGTTGATACTGGCGGGCTTGAGTGCCGATGGGGTACATGGAATTTATGGTGTAGCGGTGAAATGCATAGATACCATAAGGAACACCGATAGCGAAGGCATTGTACTGATCGGCAACTGACGCTGAGGCACGAAAGCGTGGGTAGCGAACAGGATTAGATACCCTGGTAGTCCACGCCGTAAACGATGATCACTCGCTGTTATGCCTTTGGGGTGTAGTGGCCAAGCGAAAGCGTTAAGTGATCCACCTGGGGAGTACGCCGGCAACGGTGAAACTCAAAGGAATTGACGGGGGTCCGCACAAGCGGTGGAGCATGTGGTTTAATTCGATGATACGCGAGGAACCTTACCTGGGCTAGAATGCGAGTGCCGCACGGAGAGATCCGTGTTTCCTTCGGGACACGAAGCAAGGTGCTGCATGGCTGTCGTCAGCTCGTGCCGTGAGGTGTTGGGTTAAGTCCCGCAACGAGCGCAACCCCTGTGTCCAGTTGCCAGCATGTAATGATGGGGACTCTGGACAGACTGCCTGCGCAAGCAGAGAGGAAGGAGGGGACGACGTCAAGTCATCATGGCCCTTACGCCCAGGGCGACACACGTGCTACAATGGCGCATACAACGGGTAGCGGTCCGGCAACGGTAAGCCAACCTCTAAAAGTGCGTCTCAGTTCGGATCGGGGCCTGCAACTCGGCCCCGTGAAGCTGGAATCGCTAGTAATCGCGCATCAGCCATGGCGCGGTGAATACGTTCCCGGACCTTGTACACACCGCCCGTCAAGCCATGGAAGTCGGGTAGACCTGAAGGCAGTAACCGCCAAGGAGCTGTTTAGGGTAGAACCGG
It encodes:
- a CDS encoding S41 family peptidase, encoding MMMKKRSSIIAIFLVLVVGGGVLVSFKGKNDKLFLIAKNLDIFASLIRELDSYYVDEIKPEELVTVGINAMLEELDPYTTYIPEEESEDFRTMTTGEYGGVGAMIGNRLGKNMILMPYKDFPAEASGLRIGDELLKVDSVNVVDLLTSDISEMLKGPANTPVEVVVKRGKDTLSFDITRKKIVIDNVPYYGMVNDNIGYIKLTDFTTNAGDDVRKALVDLKGQGADRLILDLRDNPGGILKEAVDIVSLFIPKGKEVVSTIGKLDNVNAEYKTNRSPVDKKIPLAILVNERSASASEIVSGALQDYDRAVLVGRKTFGKGLVQSTIPLSYNAQVKVTTAKYYIPSGRCIQEIDYSKRGEDGRAVSVADSLRHEFKTKNGRTVWDGEGIMPDEEVDARTYAPITYSLVARSLVFEFVNEFYYEHDSIASPRAFEVDDAVYKEFVSWLEGKEYDYVTRVEKTIEDLEKYAKEEKYFEEIQSEIDSLKKSVSHNKEQDLVTFEGEIKEALKDEIVSRYYYEGGVVEAGLDQDMEIAKAVDILSDEEEYLQMLQPAMAKK
- the tsaB gene encoding tRNA (adenosine(37)-N6)-threonylcarbamoyltransferase complex dimerization subunit type 1 TsaB — encoded protein: MNLILSIETAVSVCSVALHGEKGLIGLLELHQENVHAQKLMPAIKSLLDQAGLESGDLAAVAVSEGPGSYTGLRIGVSTAKGIAYAHQLPLIAVGTLDALASQVLPMVDHGAFVIPMIDARRMEVYSKVFDHEMEEKGGLKPVIIEEGSYGEYLEKGKVYFCGDGSTKVRGLIDHPNARFLSLSNSAASVGNLAMKKYAQKDFVDIAYFEPNYLKEFRVLKSKKNPLAL
- a CDS encoding DUF2480 family protein, which produces MSEIINRVANSPIVTIDLEEYYGRGIDRVLFDLKEFLFQELVLKEKDFRKSLKELDWEQYRGKYVAVDCTADAIVPTWAFMLAMTYLEGVAKDVAVGSVEDLDRYIFQKALMAIDPVEYEGRPVVVKGCSKYPVPIFAYGEVVRLLKGKAKSIMYGEPCSTVPVYKRPK